A genomic window from Paucibacter sp. KCTC 42545 includes:
- a CDS encoding TerC family protein: MDNFLSPDFWLAVGQIIMIDILLGGDNAVVIALACRKLPDAQRTKGILWGTAGAIVLRVVLIFFALTLLQLPFLKLVGGLLLLWIGVKLLMPEDEDEHDSIQASDKLWAAVKTVIVADFVMSLDNVIAIAGAAQAAGGEHQMPLVIFGLLVSIPIIVWGSQLVIKLMDRFPVVINVGAMLLGWIAGTMMVGDPALAAWVPTQAGDQPGTPNHVLPLWHYGCGVLGALLVLALGKWLAARQSAPASAG; the protein is encoded by the coding sequence ATGGACAATTTCCTCAGCCCAGATTTCTGGCTGGCCGTCGGCCAGATCATCATGATCGACATCCTTTTGGGTGGCGATAACGCCGTGGTGATCGCACTGGCCTGCCGCAAACTGCCCGATGCGCAACGCACCAAGGGCATTCTGTGGGGCACAGCAGGTGCCATCGTGCTGCGCGTGGTGCTGATCTTCTTTGCGCTGACGCTGCTGCAACTGCCTTTTCTGAAATTGGTCGGCGGCCTCTTGCTGCTGTGGATTGGCGTCAAGCTGCTGATGCCCGAAGACGAAGACGAGCACGACAGCATCCAGGCCAGCGACAAGCTCTGGGCCGCCGTCAAAACCGTCATCGTGGCGGACTTTGTGATGAGCCTGGACAACGTCATCGCCATTGCCGGTGCGGCCCAGGCCGCTGGTGGCGAACACCAGATGCCTTTGGTGATCTTCGGCCTGCTGGTGTCGATTCCCATCATCGTCTGGGGCAGCCAGTTGGTGATCAAGCTGATGGATCGCTTCCCTGTGGTCATCAATGTGGGCGCCATGCTGCTGGGCTGGATCGCCGGCACCATGATGGTGGGCGACCCAGCGCTTGCCGCCTGGGTTCCCACCCAAGCCGGCGACCAACCGGGCACCCCCAACCATGTGCTGCCGCTGTGGCATTACGGCTGCGGCGTGCTGGGTGCTTTGCTGGTGCTGGCTCTGGGCAAATGGCTGGCGGCTCGCCAGTCCGCACCGGCGTCGGCCGGCTGA
- a CDS encoding nuclear transport factor 2 family protein, with protein sequence MNTPRERVLSYWQAANARDWQAFAELLAEQIVYEVPQTRERVRGRANYVEFNRTWPGQWRADIQQLVADDQQAVSVIAFHVDGTAETGISVFEFDGDGRVARITDHWPAPYAPPARACDCIERY encoded by the coding sequence ATGAACACACCACGCGAACGGGTGTTGAGCTACTGGCAGGCCGCCAACGCCCGCGATTGGCAGGCATTTGCTGAGTTGCTGGCCGAGCAGATCGTTTACGAAGTGCCGCAAACCCGGGAACGGGTGCGCGGCCGCGCCAACTATGTCGAGTTCAACCGCACTTGGCCCGGTCAGTGGCGCGCCGATATCCAGCAACTGGTGGCGGACGATCAGCAAGCCGTCTCGGTGATCGCCTTTCATGTCGACGGCACCGCCGAGACCGGCATTTCGGTGTTCGAGTTTGATGGTGACGGCCGCGTTGCCCGCATCACCGACCACTGGCCGGCTCCGTACGCACCGCCCGCGCGCGCCTGCGACTGCATCGAGCGGTATTGA
- a CDS encoding DUF2889 domain-containing protein, with protein sequence MSSSPIPNSSRRLIHRRAIDVQVFARDDELFEVEAGLVDSKTQDIPLADGIRRAGDPIHDMTLSLVIDRQMTIRQASSVTRWMPYPGACESHGDAYAKLVGLNLMRGFRLGVKDRLSGVKGCTHLTELCQVLPTAVIQAFAGTVIDTREGSPEGHPPFQIDRCHALRSDGSVVETHYPRWYRKMAEAAQAAEPRALPASSS encoded by the coding sequence ATGTCCTCCTCACCCATCCCCAACTCTTCGCGTCGATTGATCCACCGCCGCGCCATCGATGTGCAAGTTTTTGCACGCGATGATGAGTTGTTTGAGGTTGAAGCCGGGCTGGTCGACAGCAAGACGCAGGACATTCCCCTGGCCGACGGCATCCGTCGCGCCGGCGACCCGATTCACGATATGACCCTGAGCCTGGTCATTGACCGTCAAATGACGATTCGGCAAGCCAGCTCGGTGACGCGCTGGATGCCTTATCCCGGCGCTTGCGAGTCGCATGGCGACGCCTACGCCAAACTGGTCGGCCTGAACTTGATGCGGGGCTTCCGCCTCGGCGTCAAAGACCGCCTCAGCGGTGTCAAAGGTTGCACCCATTTGACCGAGTTGTGCCAGGTCTTGCCTACCGCGGTGATCCAAGCCTTCGCCGGCACGGTGATCGACACCCGCGAAGGCTCGCCCGAAGGTCACCCGCCGTTCCAGATCGACCGTTGCCATGCCTTGCGCAGTGACGGCTCGGTCGTCGAAACTCACTACCCTCGCTGGTATCGCAAGATGGCAGAAGCGGCGCAAGCCGCCGAGCCGCGAGCGCTGCCTGCTTCCTCTTCCTGA
- the sucD gene encoding succinate--CoA ligase subunit alpha, with translation MSIYINKDTKVITQGITGKTGQFHTLGCQAYANGKNAFVAGVNPKKAGEKFSDIPIYATVKEAAHQTGATVSVIYVPPAGAAAAIWEAVEADLDLAICITEGIPVRDMLEIRNKMKAKEAAGGKKTLLLGPNCPGLITPEEIKIGIMPGHIHRKGRIGVVSRSGTLTYEAVAQLTEIGLGQSSAVGIGGDPINGLKHIDVMQAFNDDPDTDAVIMIGEIGGPDEAEAARWCKLNMKKPVVGFIAGVTAPPGKRMGHAGALISGGADTADAKLAIMEECGFTVTRNPSEMAKLLKALL, from the coding sequence ATGAGCATTTACATCAACAAAGACACCAAGGTCATCACCCAGGGCATCACGGGCAAGACCGGTCAGTTCCACACCCTGGGCTGCCAGGCTTACGCGAACGGCAAGAACGCCTTCGTCGCTGGCGTGAACCCCAAGAAGGCTGGCGAGAAGTTCTCGGACATCCCAATCTACGCCACAGTCAAGGAAGCCGCTCACCAGACCGGCGCCACCGTGTCGGTGATCTATGTGCCGCCCGCTGGCGCTGCCGCTGCCATCTGGGAAGCTGTGGAAGCCGATCTGGACCTGGCCATCTGCATCACGGAAGGCATCCCCGTCCGTGACATGCTGGAAATCCGCAACAAGATGAAGGCCAAGGAAGCTGCCGGCGGCAAGAAGACGCTGCTGCTGGGCCCCAACTGCCCCGGCCTGATCACGCCCGAAGAAATCAAGATCGGCATCATGCCCGGTCACATCCACCGCAAGGGCCGCATCGGCGTGGTCTCGCGCTCCGGCACGCTGACGTATGAAGCAGTGGCACAGCTGACCGAAATCGGCCTGGGCCAGTCCTCGGCTGTCGGCATCGGTGGCGACCCGATCAACGGTCTGAAGCACATCGACGTGATGCAAGCCTTCAACGACGACCCGGATACCGACGCCGTCATCATGATCGGTGAGATCGGTGGCCCGGACGAAGCCGAAGCCGCTCGCTGGTGCAAGCTGAACATGAAGAAGCCCGTCGTTGGCTTCATCGCTGGTGTGACTGCCCCTCCCGGCAAGCGCATGGGCCACGCAGGTGCCCTGATCTCTGGCGGCGCCGACACGGCCGATGCCAAGCTGGCGATCATGGAAGAGTGCGGCTTCACCGTGACCCGCAATCCTTCCGAAATGGCCAAGCTGCTGAAGGCTTTGCTGTAA
- a CDS encoding serine/threonine-protein kinase, producing the protein MSGFWQRLLGRPHSAEAAGQDLTPAQAQVQAPAAGEGLAAYELQGELGRGAMAVVNLAVERKSGRTLAIKRLALQREFAAEDLADVRQRFMREAKAARHLQHPDILQVLDAGVDGQDTWIAMEYVQGQDLSHFTRSGTLLPINEVLRLGQRLALALDYAHQQGVVHRDIKPANVMLDRGHGVLKIMDFGIARIADGSRTRTGLVLGTPSFMSPEQLAGLKVDGRSDLYSLGAMLYQLLTGRLPHQTDSMAQLMYQIANEPPADVRHYRPDLPESLALVLALALEKRPELRYASGQQMAQDLGAVLEQTGELGDASAAKLQGQAASAESAKLDPGFAQTVRLQLKEAGQNPPPANHTELP; encoded by the coding sequence ATGAGCGGCTTCTGGCAGCGCCTGCTCGGTCGGCCTCACTCCGCTGAGGCCGCCGGTCAAGACCTGACCCCAGCGCAAGCGCAAGTGCAGGCGCCCGCCGCCGGCGAGGGCCTGGCAGCGTACGAGTTGCAAGGGGAGCTGGGGCGCGGCGCGATGGCGGTGGTGAATCTGGCCGTCGAGCGCAAAAGCGGCCGTACCCTGGCCATCAAACGCCTGGCCTTGCAGCGCGAGTTCGCGGCCGAGGATTTGGCCGATGTGCGCCAGCGCTTTATGCGCGAAGCCAAAGCAGCCCGCCACCTGCAACACCCCGACATCCTGCAAGTGCTGGACGCCGGGGTGGACGGGCAAGACACCTGGATCGCGATGGAGTATGTGCAGGGCCAGGACCTCAGCCACTTCACCCGCTCCGGCACCTTGCTGCCCATCAACGAGGTATTGCGCCTGGGGCAACGCCTGGCCCTGGCGCTGGACTATGCGCACCAGCAAGGCGTGGTGCATCGCGACATCAAACCCGCCAATGTGATGCTGGACCGCGGCCACGGCGTGCTCAAGATCATGGATTTCGGCATTGCCCGCATTGCCGACGGCAGCCGCACCCGCACCGGCTTGGTGCTAGGCACGCCCTCCTTCATGTCGCCCGAGCAATTGGCCGGCCTCAAGGTGGACGGGCGCAGCGATCTTTATTCGCTGGGCGCCATGCTTTACCAGCTGTTGACCGGCCGCCTACCACACCAGACCGATTCGATGGCCCAGCTGATGTACCAGATCGCCAACGAGCCACCGGCCGATGTGCGCCACTACCGCCCCGACCTGCCGGAAAGCCTGGCCCTGGTGCTGGCCTTGGCGCTGGAAAAGCGCCCCGAGCTGCGTTATGCCAGCGGCCAGCAAATGGCGCAGGACCTGGGCGCCGTGCTGGAACAAACCGGCGAACTCGGCGACGCCAGCGCCGCCAAGCTGCAAGGCCAGGCTGCCAGCGCCGAATCTGCCAAATTGGACCCCGGATTCGCCCAAACTGTGCGCCTTCAGCTGAAGGAAGCAGGGCAGAATCCCCCACCAGCTAACCACACAGAATTGCCATGA
- the recA gene encoding recombinase RecA, producing MDAPVKPTISAEKAKALQAALSQIEKQFGKGSIMRLGEGEVIEDIQVVSTGSLGLDIALGVGGLPRGRVVEIYGPESSGKTTLTLQVIAEMQKVNGVCAFIDAEHALDIQYAQKLGVNLQDLLISQPDTGEQALEIVDALVRSGSVDLIVVDSVAALTPKAELEGEMGDSLPGLQARLMSQALRKLTATIKKTNCMVIFINQIRMKIGVMFGSPETTTGGNALKFYASVRLDIRRIGSIKKGDEVIGSETKVKVVKNKVASPFKTAEFDILYGEGISREGEIIDMGVVAKVVEKSGSWYAYNGEKIGQGKDNAREFLRENSDIAREIENKVRDSLGVPLLAGAQAE from the coding sequence ATGGACGCCCCAGTCAAACCCACCATCAGTGCTGAAAAAGCCAAGGCCTTGCAGGCCGCCCTGTCGCAGATCGAAAAGCAATTCGGCAAGGGTTCCATCATGCGCCTGGGCGAGGGCGAGGTGATTGAAGACATCCAGGTGGTGTCCACCGGTTCGCTGGGTCTGGACATTGCCCTGGGCGTTGGCGGCCTGCCGCGCGGCCGTGTGGTCGAAATCTACGGCCCTGAGTCTTCGGGCAAGACCACCCTGACCCTGCAAGTCATCGCTGAGATGCAAAAGGTCAACGGCGTCTGCGCCTTCATCGACGCCGAGCACGCCCTGGACATCCAGTACGCACAAAAGCTGGGCGTCAATCTGCAAGACCTCTTGATCAGCCAGCCCGACACCGGCGAGCAAGCCCTGGAAATCGTTGACGCGCTGGTGCGCTCCGGCTCCGTGGACCTGATCGTCGTCGACTCGGTGGCAGCGCTGACGCCCAAGGCCGAGCTGGAAGGCGAAATGGGCGATTCATTGCCTGGCCTGCAAGCCCGCTTGATGAGCCAGGCCCTGCGCAAGCTGACGGCCACCATCAAGAAGACCAATTGCATGGTCATCTTCATCAACCAGATCCGCATGAAGATCGGCGTGATGTTCGGCAGCCCCGAAACCACCACCGGCGGCAATGCGCTGAAGTTCTACGCCTCGGTGCGCCTGGACATCCGCCGCATCGGCTCGATCAAGAAGGGCGATGAAGTCATCGGCAGTGAAACCAAGGTCAAGGTGGTGAAGAACAAGGTGGCCTCTCCCTTCAAGACCGCCGAGTTCGACATCCTCTACGGCGAAGGCATCAGCCGTGAAGGCGAGATCATCGACATGGGCGTGGTAGCCAAGGTGGTCGAAAAGTCCGGATCCTGGTACGCCTACAACGGCGAGAAGATCGGCCAGGGCAAGGACAACGCCCGCGAATTCCTGCGCGAAAACAGCGACATCGCCCGCGAAATCGAGAACAAGGTGCGTGACTCGCTGGGTGTTCCGCTGCTGGCGGGCGCCCAAGCCGAGTAA
- a CDS encoding response regulator transcription factor, with product MRILIAEDDQVLADALLRSLRASGYAVDQVGTGTEADAALASHEFDLVILDLGLPRLHGLEVLRKLRARGSSMPVLILTAADSVEQRVKGLDLGADDYMAKPFSLQELEARVRALTRRGLGTASSVIKHGPLSFDATGRVAYINEQMVELSARELSLLEVLLQRAGRLVSKDQLVERLCEWGEEVSNNAIEVYIHRLRKKIEQGPIRIATVRGLGYCLEKIPG from the coding sequence ATGCGTATTTTGATCGCCGAAGACGACCAGGTTTTGGCGGACGCCCTGCTGCGTTCGCTGCGGGCCTCGGGCTATGCGGTGGACCAGGTGGGTACTGGCACCGAGGCCGATGCGGCCCTGGCTTCCCATGAGTTTGATCTGGTCATTCTTGACCTGGGCCTGCCACGTCTGCACGGCCTGGAAGTGCTGCGCAAGCTGCGCGCGCGGGGCTCGTCGATGCCAGTGCTGATCTTGACCGCGGCCGACAGCGTGGAGCAGCGCGTCAAGGGCCTGGATCTGGGCGCCGACGACTATATGGCCAAGCCCTTCTCGCTGCAGGAGTTGGAGGCGCGGGTGCGCGCCCTGACGCGCCGCGGCCTGGGCACGGCGTCCAGTGTCATCAAGCATGGCCCGCTGTCCTTTGACGCCACCGGACGGGTGGCCTATATCAATGAGCAGATGGTGGAGCTGTCGGCGCGTGAGCTGAGTTTGCTGGAGGTCTTGCTGCAACGCGCCGGCAGGCTTGTCAGCAAGGACCAGTTGGTGGAGCGCCTGTGTGAGTGGGGCGAGGAAGTTAGCAATAACGCCATCGAGGTCTATATCCACCGCCTGCGCAAGAAGATCGAACAAGGCCCGATCCGCATCGCCACGGTGCGTGGCCTGGGCTATTGCCTCGAGAAAATTCCCGGCTGA
- a CDS encoding Stp1/IreP family PP2C-type Ser/Thr phosphatase, whose amino-acid sequence MSLEFFSATDVGRARNNNEDSVALDENVGLAVLADGMGGYNAGEVASQMLTSFIRAELGRWLKESSAEATHVDLRRAMDICVDNANRAIFNAANTNPRYAGMGTTLVLGVFREDGLLLGHVGDSRGYRLRGGQLTQITRDHSLLQEQLDAGLLTPEEAAYSSNKNLVTRAVGVEDTVMLELHQHEVQPGDVYLFCSDGLSDMLEDEAMRQLLLAHPTLPEAAQALIDAANDMGGRDNIALVLVRVEGRLKPEGRTWWPFGRR is encoded by the coding sequence ATGAGTTTGGAGTTTTTCAGCGCCACCGATGTCGGGCGCGCGCGCAACAACAACGAAGACTCGGTGGCTTTGGACGAGAACGTGGGCCTGGCCGTGCTGGCCGACGGCATGGGTGGCTACAACGCCGGTGAAGTGGCCAGCCAGATGCTGACCAGCTTCATCCGCGCCGAATTGGGCCGCTGGCTAAAAGAGTCCAGCGCCGAGGCGACCCATGTTGACCTGCGCCGCGCCATGGACATCTGCGTGGACAACGCCAACCGCGCCATCTTCAACGCGGCCAACACCAATCCGCGCTATGCCGGCATGGGCACCACGCTAGTTTTGGGCGTGTTCCGCGAGGACGGGTTGCTGCTCGGCCATGTCGGTGATTCACGCGGCTACCGCCTGCGGGGCGGCCAGCTCACCCAAATCACCCGCGACCATTCCCTGCTGCAAGAGCAATTGGACGCGGGCTTGCTGACCCCGGAAGAAGCGGCCTACTCCAGCAACAAAAATCTGGTGACGCGCGCCGTGGGTGTCGAAGACACCGTGATGTTGGAATTGCACCAACACGAAGTGCAGCCTGGTGATGTTTACCTGTTTTGCTCCGACGGCCTGTCGGACATGCTGGAAGACGAGGCCATGCGCCAGTTGCTGCTGGCGCATCCCACCTTGCCAGAAGCCGCGCAAGCCCTGATCGACGCGGCCAACGACATGGGCGGCCGGGACAATATCGCCCTGGTTTTGGTGCGCGTCGAAGGCCGCCTCAAGCCCGAAGGTCGTACTTGGTGGCCGTTTGGGCGTCGCTAA
- a CDS encoding regulatory protein RecX, with protein MNHKPLSLKARAIALLAQREHSPSELRRKLLHIENERRRQESMREGKESVDDDSTSAAPELVDELLSWLQAQGYLDESRFVESRLHARASRFGNSRIKQELAQHRLSLNAEQWQTLKATELERARQVWRRKFGLSAEVDAELDADGQSDVAAPSGAELAAMRAKQGRFLVQRGFAPEVIRQVLRGGSAGED; from the coding sequence ATGAATCACAAACCCCTTTCCCTGAAGGCTCGCGCCATTGCCTTGCTGGCCCAGCGCGAGCACAGCCCGAGCGAGTTGCGCCGCAAACTGCTGCACATCGAGAACGAACGGCGCCGCCAGGAAAGCATGCGCGAAGGCAAGGAATCAGTTGATGACGACAGCACAAGCGCGGCGCCGGAACTCGTCGACGAACTGCTGAGTTGGCTGCAGGCGCAAGGCTATTTGGACGAAAGCCGCTTCGTGGAGTCGCGCCTGCATGCCCGCGCCAGTCGTTTTGGCAATAGCCGCATCAAGCAAGAGTTAGCCCAGCACCGCCTGAGCCTGAACGCGGAGCAATGGCAAACCCTGAAAGCCACCGAACTGGAGCGCGCCCGGCAAGTCTGGCGGCGCAAGTTCGGCCTCTCTGCTGAGGTTGATGCCGAGCTTGATGCTGATGGCCAATCAGATGTCGCCGCACCGAGCGGCGCCGAGCTGGCCGCCATGCGTGCCAAGCAAGGCCGCTTCCTGGTGCAGCGCGGCTTCGCGCCGGAGGTGATACGCCAAGTCTTGCGCGGCGGCAGCGCGGGCGAAGACTGA
- the sucC gene encoding ADP-forming succinate--CoA ligase subunit beta: protein MKIHEYQAKEILRQFGVPVPRGHAAFTVQEAVEAAQKLGGPVWVVKAQIHAGGRGKGGGVKLGRSLEDVKKLSEEILGMQLVTHQTGPEGQKVRRLYIEDGADINKELYISLVTDRGTQSVAFIASSEGGMDIEEVAHSTPEKIITEMIDPLVGLTEAQSRKIAATIGLSGASIDQAVDLFAKLYKCYMDTDASLVEINPLNCDSKGNLIALDAKFNFDANALFRHPEIVAYRDLDEEDPAEVEASKFDLAYISLDGNIGCLVNGAGLAMATMDTIKLFGGEPANFLDVGGGATAEKVTEAFKIMLKNPDVKGILVNIFGGIMKCDTIAEGVITACKAVNLSVPLVVRMKGTNEELGKKMLAESGLPIIAADSMAEAATKIVAAVA from the coding sequence ATGAAGATTCACGAGTACCAGGCCAAGGAAATCCTGCGCCAATTCGGAGTGCCGGTGCCGCGTGGCCATGCGGCTTTCACAGTGCAAGAAGCGGTTGAAGCCGCACAGAAGCTGGGCGGCCCGGTCTGGGTCGTGAAGGCGCAAATCCACGCCGGTGGCCGTGGCAAGGGCGGCGGCGTCAAGCTGGGCCGTTCGCTGGAAGACGTCAAGAAGCTGTCCGAAGAAATCCTCGGCATGCAGCTGGTCACGCACCAAACTGGCCCCGAAGGCCAGAAGGTTCGCCGCCTCTACATCGAAGACGGCGCTGACATCAACAAGGAGCTGTACATCTCCCTGGTGACCGATCGCGGCACGCAAAGCGTTGCCTTCATCGCTTCGAGCGAAGGCGGCATGGACATCGAGGAAGTGGCTCACTCCACCCCCGAGAAGATCATCACCGAGATGATCGACCCCCTGGTCGGCCTGACCGAAGCCCAGTCGCGCAAGATCGCTGCGACCATCGGCCTGAGCGGTGCCTCGATCGACCAAGCCGTCGACCTGTTCGCCAAGCTCTACAAGTGCTACATGGACACCGACGCGTCGCTGGTTGAAATCAACCCGCTGAACTGCGATTCCAAGGGCAATCTGATCGCCCTGGACGCCAAGTTCAACTTCGACGCCAACGCCCTGTTCCGTCACCCAGAAATCGTGGCTTACCGCGATCTGGACGAAGAAGATCCGGCCGAAGTGGAAGCCTCCAAGTTCGACCTGGCCTACATCTCGCTGGACGGCAATATCGGCTGCCTGGTGAACGGCGCCGGTCTGGCCATGGCCACCATGGACACCATCAAGCTGTTCGGCGGCGAGCCGGCCAACTTCCTGGACGTTGGCGGTGGCGCCACGGCCGAGAAGGTCACCGAAGCCTTCAAGATCATGTTGAAGAACCCTGACGTCAAGGGCATTCTGGTCAACATCTTCGGCGGCATCATGAAGTGCGACACCATCGCCGAAGGCGTGATCACCGCTTGCAAGGCCGTGAACCTGTCCGTGCCGCTGGTGGTGCGCATGAAGGGCACCAACGAAGAGCTGGGCAAGAAGATGCTGGCCGAATCCGGCCTGCCCATCATCGCCGCCGATTCGATGGCCGAAGCCGCAACGAAGATCGTTGCCGCCGTCGCTTAA
- a CDS encoding FHA domain-containing protein, with translation MGKLVVSLDGVVIKDVQITKDKTTLGRRPYNDIVIDNLAVSGEHAVLQMVGADVFIEDLNSTNGTYINGKAIKKQLLANNDTVEIGKYKIKFLLEDNGDYEKTMILKSGAAGATPSGFGLPSAFASLPTAATALPATIKVLTGAAAGREVSLTKVVTTVGKPGVQVASITKRPSGYVFAHVEGLARPSVNGSPLTGESVALKNGDVIELAGTQMQFVHG, from the coding sequence ATGGGCAAGCTGGTGGTTTCGCTCGATGGTGTGGTGATCAAGGATGTCCAGATTACAAAGGACAAGACCACGCTCGGGCGCCGACCTTACAACGACATCGTCATCGACAACCTGGCGGTGAGCGGCGAGCATGCCGTGCTGCAGATGGTGGGCGCCGATGTCTTCATCGAAGACCTCAACTCCACCAACGGCACCTACATCAACGGCAAGGCCATCAAGAAGCAGTTGCTGGCCAACAATGACACGGTCGAGATCGGCAAGTACAAGATCAAGTTCTTGCTGGAAGACAACGGCGACTACGAGAAGACCATGATCCTGAAGTCGGGCGCTGCCGGGGCCACGCCCAGCGGCTTCGGCCTGCCTTCGGCCTTTGCCTCACTGCCCACCGCCGCCACCGCCTTGCCGGCCACCATCAAGGTGCTGACCGGCGCCGCCGCTGGCCGCGAGGTCAGCCTGACCAAGGTCGTCACCACCGTGGGCAAGCCCGGCGTGCAAGTGGCCTCCATCACCAAGCGGCCCAGCGGCTATGTGTTTGCCCATGTGGAAGGCCTGGCGCGCCCCAGCGTCAATGGCAGCCCGCTGACCGGCGAATCGGTGGCCCTGAAGAATGGCGACGTGATCGAACTGGCCGGCACACAGATGCAGTTTGTGCACGGCTGA
- a CDS encoding sensor histidine kinase: MAAESGQRSLFGEILDWMLAPLLLIWPISVALTWLVAQGIAAKPYDRELGEMARTLGLQVASTSAALAAGRTGRAQYALAPEAAALLRADESDTVFYQVLGLRGELLNGDAKLPVPTDDDLIVPWELHFRDDEVGNERVRVAYLWVSPEGMAGSSKTMLVQVAETLGKRGKLTNEIIKGVILPQFVILPLAVLLVWLALARGIAPLNELQRRIRSRDSSDLSPIDERRIPEEVAPLVGAINDLLARLDQSISSQKHFLADAAHQLKTPLAGLRAQAEFVQREIDEGRSEPADLKRSLQQISLSSQRAAHMVNQLLAMARAEDQEHAARRELVNLPELAIETVRDFVPRAFDKRIDLGFEGPDQEQSGLRVLGHPLLIRELIRNLVDNALLYTPVGGTVTVRVVEDPFGQVSVLQVEDSGPGVPEAEREKVFQPFYRALGTNVDGSGLGLAIVREIAQQHEADLTLDETRPKRSTPLEADSGGPGARFTVRFHAQAADEPVDQA, translated from the coding sequence ATGGCCGCTGAGTCCGGCCAACGCTCGCTGTTCGGCGAGATCCTGGATTGGATGCTGGCGCCGCTTCTGCTGATTTGGCCCATCAGCGTGGCGCTGACCTGGCTGGTGGCGCAAGGCATTGCGGCCAAGCCCTATGACCGCGAACTGGGCGAGATGGCCCGCACGCTGGGCCTGCAAGTGGCCTCCACCTCGGCGGCACTTGCTGCTGGCCGCACCGGCCGGGCGCAATACGCGCTGGCGCCCGAGGCCGCTGCCTTGCTGCGCGCGGACGAGAGCGATACGGTGTTCTACCAGGTGCTGGGCCTGCGCGGCGAGTTGCTCAACGGTGATGCCAAGCTGCCGGTGCCGACCGATGACGACCTGATCGTGCCCTGGGAGCTGCACTTCCGCGACGATGAAGTGGGCAATGAACGGGTGCGGGTGGCGTATTTGTGGGTCTCGCCCGAGGGCATGGCCGGCAGCAGCAAGACTATGTTGGTGCAGGTGGCCGAGACCTTGGGCAAGCGCGGCAAGCTGACCAACGAAATCATCAAGGGCGTGATCCTGCCGCAGTTCGTCATCCTGCCGCTGGCCGTGCTGCTGGTGTGGTTGGCTTTGGCGCGCGGCATCGCGCCACTCAACGAGTTGCAGCGCCGCATCCGCTCGCGCGATAGCTCCGACCTCAGCCCCATCGACGAGCGCCGTATTCCCGAGGAAGTGGCGCCGCTGGTGGGCGCCATCAATGATTTGCTGGCGCGGCTGGATCAGTCGATCAGCAGCCAAAAACACTTTTTGGCCGATGCCGCCCATCAGCTGAAAACGCCGCTGGCGGGCCTTCGCGCTCAGGCCGAATTCGTGCAGCGTGAAATTGACGAGGGCCGCAGCGAGCCGGCCGATTTGAAGCGATCCCTGCAGCAGATCTCGCTCAGCAGCCAGCGTGCCGCGCACATGGTGAACCAACTGCTGGCGATGGCGCGGGCCGAAGACCAGGAACATGCGGCCCGGCGTGAGCTGGTCAATCTGCCCGAGTTGGCGATCGAGACGGTGCGCGACTTCGTGCCGCGTGCTTTTGACAAACGCATCGACCTCGGTTTCGAAGGCCCCGACCAAGAGCAAAGCGGCTTGCGCGTGCTGGGCCACCCGCTTTTAATTCGCGAGCTGATTCGCAATCTGGTGGACAACGCCCTGCTCTACACCCCGGTGGGCGGCACGGTGACGGTGCGGGTGGTGGAAGACCCCTTCGGCCAGGTCAGCGTCTTGCAGGTGGAAGACTCCGGCCCCGGCGTGCCCGAGGCCGAGCGCGAGAAGGTGTTTCAGCCCTTCTATCGCGCCCTGGGCACCAATGTGGATGGCTCCGGCTTAGGGCTGGCCATCGTGCGCGAGATCGCGCAGCAGCATGAGGCGGATCTGACTTTGGACGAAACGCGGCCCAAGCGTTCAACCCCGCTGGAGGCTGACAGCGGTGGCCCGGGGGCTCGCTTTACGGTGCGCTT